Below is a window of Candidatus Binatia bacterium DNA.
CGGGTGATGAGATGAACACCGGGGCCCGGCAACGGAACTCGCCACGGGGTCGCACCGCTCAACAGCTCGCGGGGGATTTCCAGCCGGAAGAAGCGGAGCTCGAGTCCCAGCACCTCGCCGTCGCCAGAAACACGCGCCCGGAACGGGTAGCGCAGGGCATATTCGACAAGCCAAGGCAGGGCAATGGACACCGCAACCAGGCGAGCCAGCAGTGGGGGAGTGACCGGCGGATCGGTTGCAAGCACGACAAGCGCACTGACCAGCCACACGCCGCACCAGCGCCATAACACCAGGACGGCAAGCACCACGCGCATCGCACGCGGGTAGGCGTACGCGACCTCGCGCGTCTTGTGCTCGTGAGGCAGCCGCGCCACTGCGGGCAAATCCATCGGGCGAAGCTCAGTCCCAACGCAGGCAATCAAACGCGGCGAAACAACCGCTCGATCTCCGTCCGCGGCCAAGCGAGAAATGCAGGCCGGCCATGCGGGCAGTGAGCGGCAAAATCCACCTCGTCCATCGCGCGCAACAGGGCCTGGATTTCCTCGATGCTCATCGCCTGTCCGACCCGCACCGCACTGTGGCAGGCCATGCGCGCAAAGATGCGCTCCGTCGCACGGGCTGGAGCTTGGCTGCGGTCGAGCTCCACGAGTTCCTCTGCCAAGTCGCGCACGAGCTGCGCTGGATCTATGTGCGCGAGCAGCGCCGGTACGCTGCGCACGAGCACCGCATCTACCCCAAACGGCTCAATGTCAAAGCCGAGCCGAGAGGCTTCCTCGCGGTACTCGCTCACCCGCGCTTGCGCCTGGGGATCGAGATGTACCACCGCGCCGATGAGCAAATGTTGCTGCGGCAAGGGGCCACGGGCGTATGAGCTGCGCAGGCGCTCGAACACCACTCGTTCGTGTGCGGCATGCTGGTCGAGCAGCACGAGTTCCTCGTGCCCCTCGCACACCACATACCCCGCGAACACCTGCCCCACGATGCGTAATTCGCCAAACCGAAATGCTCGCGCGCTGGAGTGCAGCGCACGATCGGCTGCCTCTCTCGAGCTCGAACGCCACGGGACTTCCAGCACCCACCGCGGCACGCGGGAAGACGGGGTTCCAGGAGGCGGCGGGTCGAACGGTAGTAAAGCTGCCGGCGGCAGGCTAGCTTCCAGCGTGAATCCGGCAGCGGGCGCACCGCTTGCGCTGCTCGCTTGCGGAGCTAACGCCAGCCGCAAACGCTCCTGCACCCCGCGGCTCACCAATTCGTGCACCGCTCCACCGCGGCGAAAACGGACTTCGAGCTTGGCGGGATGAACGTTTACGTCCACTTCCGAGGGCGGAAGTTCCAGAAACAGTACGGCTGCGGGATAACGCCCGGTCATGAGCAAGGTGTTGTATCCGGCAAGCAGCGCATGGGTGAGCAGCTTGTCCCGTACGTAGCGCGCGTTCACGTAGGTAAACACTTGCCGCGGCGAGGGTAAGCTAAAGTGGGTCGGACTCAGCCAACCGGCAACCCGGCCGAGGGAACTTTCGGCTCGGAAGGCGAGGAAACTTTCGGCGCGCTCTCGCCCGAACACTTGCGCGAGCCGTTCCAGGGGCTCGTTGGCCGCAGGCAAGTCCAGCAACAAGCGCCGCCCGTGGCGCAATTGAAAGCCGACGTGCGGCCAAGCCAAGGCAATGCGGGTGAGGTACTCGCTCACTTGGCCGACCTCGGTTGCCGGGGCCTTTAAGAACTTACGCCGCGCTGGCACGTTGGCAAACAACCCGACCACCTCCACGCGCGTACCTGGCGGCATACCGACATCGGCTACCTCCAACACCTTCCCCCCTTCGACCACCACACGGGTGCCCGCTAAGTCCTCAGCACGCCGGCTGCACAACGTGGTTGTGGAGACTGCAGCAATGCTGGCCAGCGCCTCACCGCGAAAACCGAGCGTGGCGATGGATTCGAGATCCTGGATCGTGCGGATCTTGCTCGTGGCATGGCGTTGGAATGCCGCCACCGCATCGGCCCGATTCATGCCCTCGCCATTGTCCACCACCGCAATGAGGCCGAGCCCTGCCTCTTCGAGTTCCACCACAATGGCCGTGGCCCCGGCATCGAGGGAATTTTCCACGAGCTCTTTCACCACCGACGCTGGCCGTTCCACCACCTCACCGGCGGCGATTTGATCGGCAACGTCTTTCGGCAAGACCTGCACTCGGCAGGGCTCCTGCCCCGCCGCTTCGTTTCGGTGCCAAAGCCCGTCTACCGGCTGTGCAAGCGAATTCATGAACTGCCCGCGACCCTTCGTGGCGATTTTCCTCAGAGGATCCACTCTTCCCGCTGGCTGGCAAGGAGACGTGCCGCCTCCTCACCTTGCGCCTCGAGGCCTTTACGCCCCAATTGTGCAGAGAGCAAGCGCCGGTACGCCTCGCTCGCCGGTTGCAACCACAAGTCGACGCCGAGAAGCTCGGCCAAGTACACGACCACAAGCTCCAGCGCATAAATCCATTGGCCCAAGGTGAAGGCATTGACCTGCGGCCAGCGTGTGGCCACATGCCAGCGGCCAGACCGTCTGAGGAGCGCCTCCAGGGCGCGCGCGCTTTCCTGCAAGATCTGCCCGGCGCCCTTGCCCCCCAAATAGGCCAGCGCATCGAGGTCTTGATACGCTGCCGCCACGGCCAGTTCGCGGCCATGATCGGTGGCGGTGAGAAAAATCGCCACAGTGTCGTGGGGCCGCTCAAGCAAGAGTTCGGCAAGCAACGACGGATCCGCCGTGCGCCACGAATTGGGGAGCCAGGAGAGCCCCGGGGTCGAGGGCGCCCTGGGGCTCTTTTGCAAGGCCTCGACAAACAGTTCCGCGCTCCAATGGGCCAAGGCTTCCAACTGCCGGCAAAAGGGCAAAAAGAACAGATGCGCGAGCCGAAGTCGGCGGTGCGCTACATACAGGCAAGCGGCAAGCAGCAAGGCGGGATTGCGCCAAACACTTTCCTCCTGGCAACGAAGCTCCATCCAACTCGCGCCCGCGAGGACATCGTCCGGCTTCAGGCCTGCCACCGCGGCGGGGAATAGGCTTGCGGGGCTGAGGGCCGCAAAGCGGTCGCTGACACCTGCGGGAATCGCCAGCGCCTGGAACCCCTCGTCGTGCACGATTTGCCGGAGCGCGCCCTGATCTGCGTCCGTAGTAACCACGAGGTGGCGCGTGTAATCCACGGCCCCAAGATGGCGGAGCAACAAGTCCCGAATGACCAGGAACTGTGCCAGAGTTTCCGCTGTCTCCCCAGATTTGCTGATGACGTTGAACACGGTCGTGGTGAGATCGAGTTCTTCGACCAGCGCGCCAAAGTAATCAGGGTCGATGGTGTCGGCCACAACGACGCGGAACGACGCTGGCCGCACCGCACCCACCAGCGCTTGCGCAGCTAACGCCGTTCCTCCGCTGCCGACCACCACAAGCGTTTTGGCGTTTCTCCGTACCGTGTCCGCCAGCTCCTTTACTGCCGAGAGCTCGCCCCGTGTGTGAATCCAGTCGAGGAACGGGAGCTCGCCCGCCTGCCGCCGGCTGGACACGCGCGCGTGTACGCGCGCCAGTTCACCAGCTAAATTCTCGATCTCGCTCACAACCCCAGCGTCGTTTTTCGGCTCTCCCGCAAGCACTCCATGGAAGTCGAAGCGGACACTCATCGCCTCCTTGGTTGCGCGGCGTCGATAATCCGGCATGCGGGCACGGTAACATCCTCAGCAAGCAGCGGCTAGCGCCTGTCACCTTGTATTGCTTTAGCGTGCGGGCAAAGGGGGTGGCGTTCGCCGCCACGAACAAGGCCGGTGTAGCGCACAGGGGAGGGCGAGGAACGAGTCGTAAATGGCGGGGTGCGGATCGTCGGGGCAACGTATGCGTCGCCCCGTGCTGCCGCCACACCACGATAGCAGCACGCTCAAACGGAACCTTTCGATCGCGATGCCGCTCTACCAGTGAACCCTTCCAACACCACGCGGCGCGTGAAGCACCAGCGTCCGCCCGGAGTGGGGACCAAAAACTAAAGAGCCAACGATCGCACCGGTGCTTTCGTCACCCGGCCAGAGCGGATACAGCGCGTGCACACGCGCAGCCGGCGCACCCCACCGTTGACTTGCACCCGCACTCGTTGCAAATTCGGCTGCCACGTTCGCTTCGTTTTGTTATTGGCGTGGCTCACATTGTGCCCTACCGAGCGATGTTTTCCGCAGATTTCGCAGCTTCTGGCCATAGATTCACCCTCGCGAGCCTGCACCGCCTAGCGAGAACACCGTAGCTTGTAAAGGGAGGAGCGTTGAAATGCAAATGGAAGCGCGGCCAGTGCCGAGTTTGGAGGAGTTTTTGAATCAACGCATTGCTCCGCGGTTTGCGGAGCAAGTGCGGGATGTTGAGAAACGCTTAGCCGAGCTCGAGCGGCAGTTGGCCGATTTGCGTGCTGCGGAAGGAACCATTGCGTGGGAGATTCAAGGCAGTGAGCCAGCAGTGCGCTATGCCAACTTTGCCGCGGGGCAAATGCGCATCGAAGCCGAGCCTGCGCATCCGCCGGTGATGACGATTGTACAAACCGCCGAGGATTGGGCCCGTTTTACCTCGGGCCTTCCAATTCCGTTCGGCACCGATCCCAGGCGGCCCTTGGGGAAGTCGCGGCTCGAGAGGCTGAAGGGCATCGTCGGCAGCGTGCGCTTCATACTCACCGGCTTGGAGGGCGGAGACTGGAGCTGCCTCGTGGTGTTCGGGGATGCCCCGAAGGAAGGGGAGCCGCGGGTGACGATCACCCTGCCCGCCACCACGGTGACCGAATTGCAGCAGGGCAAAATCGATCCACAGGCGGCTTTCATGCAAGGACGCATCAAACTCGCCGGGGACATGGGTTTTGCCATGCAACTGGGGATGACGCTCTTTATGTAGTTTCCGGCTCGCCCAGGCTTTTCGGCGATTGGGCAAGCGTCACGATCCGCTGAATGAGCGCGCTCGTCGAGTATCCTGGAGCGTATGCAAGTGCATGCACTTCCCCCCCGTGGGCGCGCACGACGTCAGCGCCGACGATACGCTCGAGCGGCCAGTCCCCACCCTTCACCAGCACATCGGGCACGAATTCCTGGATCAATTCGAGAGGAGTGTCCTCCTCGAACACGGTGACGTAATCCACCATCTCCAAAGCCGCGAGCACCTCGGCACGATCGGCCGCCGGCACCACGGGGCGGCTCGGGCCTTTGAGGCGCCGTACCGAGTCATCGCTGTTGAGGGCAACGATGAGCACGTCACCGAGTGCCCGCGCCGCTTGCAGGTAGCGCACGTGCCCAGGATGCAGGAGATCGAAGCAGCCGTTGGTGAAGACGACGCGTTTACCGGAACGCTTTAGCTCCGGGACCACCTCGCGCAGACGCGCGCGGCTTACGATTTTTTCATTTGCCATGCCGCCCTCCCCTAGCACGGCCACGAACCCGGCCACACTCCAGCATGGTCGAGCACGCCGGGGCAAGGCCGCCGCGCGCATCGCTCAGCCTTTCCGCAGCCTGGCGCAAAGCGCGAGCGCACCACTGCCGCCGCCATGAGAAACACCGCCAGCGCCGACCGATCGGGGTGTGGAAATGGGAAGCACCATGGGCACCGGTGGCGTGAGCCAACACCCCATCGTCCCACCCCGGCTCCACAGGCGCCGCCACTCCAACGGGCACGCTACGGCACGCCCGCAGTACGGGCGACGCATACCTCGCCCCTACGATCGCGTTCGTACGGGGTGCCAAGATGCGGACGCACACGGCAACGATCGCAACGTCATCGCGAATCCGCCTGTTCCCCGTCTGCCGTTCACCATTCCCTATTCGCGATTCGCCATTACCCATTCGCCGATGCCACCCGCGCCGCCCCCACGGGCGACGCATGCGTCGCCCCTACATTCTGCTCGCCATGTACGGCCGCGGTGGGCACTGGGACGGCGTAGAACCACGGAAGGCAAGTGCTGCGCTAACCCGCGGCGTTGCCGCGGCCGAGCGCAACCCGCTCGGTTGCGAGGGCTTCGTCCAGCAACTCCGCAGGTGGCAGGTGCAGCCACACTTCCCCGTGGCGAATTTCCACGGGGAAGGTTGCCAGCGCGAGCGGCTCCCCCGAAAGGCAACGCCCGTTGGTCAACGCAAAGAGTTTTTTGTGCAATGGGCACGCCACCGTGGGTACGCCCTGGTGGTCGCCGATGAGGCCGCGCGCGAGCACGAGTGCGCGTTTGTGCGGGCAGACATTCTGCGTGGCGTACCACTCACCGCGGGTCGCAAAGCGATAGACAGCGATTTGCGTGCGCCCGTACAACACCACTCCTGCCCCATCCTCGGGGAAATCCTCCACACGGCCGACCCGAACCCAGCGTCGGCTCCCGTTGTTCAGCACCTGCGCCAGGGTTTTGCCGTTGGAGAGCTGAATCTGCTCCGGCGGCGGTAGCGTGGCATCCGCAGGCCAGTCCACAGGCCGCTTTTGCCCGCGCTCTTCCACCAAGCCAATGCCAGGTTGGCTTTGCTGCGAATTCACAAACTGCCGAAACCAGCGCCGCCGCTCGGGGTTGCACACCACTTCCGTCCATTCGCACCGGTAGCTCTCGACGAGCCGTTGCATTTGCGCTTCCAAGTCGGCAGCGATGCCCAGCCGGTCGTGTACCACCACATCGCGCACTTGCTCGATGCCGCCTTCGAGCTTTTCCAGCCATACACTTGTCCGCGTGAGCGGATCTGCCGTGTGGATGTAGTACATGAGAAAGCGATCGATGTACCGGATGGCAGTTTCCTCATCGAGGTCGGCGGCAAGCAAATCGGCGTGCCGAGGCTTGGCCCCTCCGTTTCCGCACACATAGAGGTTCCAACCTTTTTCCGTTGCGATGAGGCCGAAGTCCTTCCCTTGTGCTTCCGCGCACTCGCGGATGCAGCCCGACACGGCCGCTTTGATTTTGTGCGGCGCGCGGATCCCACGGTAGCGCAGCTCCACCCGGATGGCGAACCCCACGGAATCCCGCACCCCAAACCGGCACCAACTGGAGCCGACGCAGCTTTTCACCGTGCGCATGGCTTTCCCGTAAGCATGTCCCGATTCAAAGCCCGCAGCAACGAGCTCTTCCCAAATGTCCGGAAGCTGGTGCAGCTCCGCCCCAAACAAGTCGATCCGCTGACCACCCGTGATTTTCGCGTACAAGCCGTATTTCTTCGCCACTTGCCCGAGCACGATCAGCTTCTCCGGAGTGATTTCTCCCGCCGGTACCCGTGGCACGACCGAGTACAAACCGCCACGCTGCAGGTTGGCCAAGAAACGGTCGTTGGTGTCTTGAATCGTCGCGTGGTCGAGGATGTGCTCGTTCCACAAGCTCGCCAGGATCGAGGCCACGGCCGGTTTGCACACCTCGCAGCCCGCCCCGCGCCCGTGGCTGCGCAGGAGTTGTTCGAAGCGGCGGTACCCCTTCACCTTGACGATGTGCAGCAGCTCTTGCCGAGAATACGGAAAGTGTTCGCACAACTGCTTGCGCCGCGGCGCTCCGCCAGCCGCAAGCTCCGCCTCGAGAATCTCCTGCACGGCCGCAGCGCAGCCGCCGCAACCGGTGCTGGCGCGCGTAGCGCGTTTGACTTCCGCGAGACTGGTAAGCTGCTGCTGGCGGATCGCAGCGCAAATCGCCCCCTTGCTCACGTTGTGGCACGAGCACACGGTGGCCGCATCGTCGAGCGCAGCCCCACCGCGACCAGGCTGCGCACTTTGCTGCGCCCCTCGCACCAACGCGCTGGGAGGCGCCGGCAGTGGCGCCCCGCAGCGGCTTAGCGCCACCAAGGTGGCATAGTCGCTGGCATCGCCGACCAAGATGCCGCCGAGCAAGCGCTTGCCTTCGCGGTCGAACACCAACTTACGGTAGACGCCGGCGAACGGGTCTTCGTACACGATCGCGCGCCCGTCACCATCGGCGTCAGTGCAACCGAAGCTCGCCACTTCCACTCCCAAGAGCTTGAGCTTGGCGGCCAAAGGTCCGCCGACAAACTCCCGCCGCTCCCCGCACAAGTTGGCCGCCACCACTTCGGCCATCTCGTACCCCGGGGCAACCAAGCCGTAAATTTTCCCCGCGTGCAAGGCCACCTCACCGATGGCGTACACGCGGGGGTCGGAGGTACGCAGGTAATTGTCGACCACCACACCCCCCTGCGGCCCGACGGTGAGGCCGGCTGCGCGCGCCAGTTCGTCGCGCGGACGAATCCCGCACGAAAACAGCACCATGTCGGTACCGAGCTCGGTGCCATCGGCAAACTCTACAGCAGCAACTTGCCGCACCCCGGTAATCGCCTGCGTCACCTTGTTGAGCAGCACGTGCACACCGAGCGCTACGATTTTTTCTTGCAGTAAACGGGCACCGGCTTGGTCGAGCTGGCGCGGCATGAGGCGGGGCGCAGCTTCGACCACGTAGGTCTCCAATCCAAGATCGTACACAGCCTTGGCCGCTTCGAGGCCAAGCAAGCCTCCGCCGATGACCACAGCGCGCCGGCAGCGCTCACCATAGGCCAAGATGCGCTCGAGGTCGTCGATGGTTCGATACAAGAACACGCCTGTCAGTTCCGTGCCAGGAATCGGCGGTACAAAGGGAAACGAACCAGTGGCGAGCACGAGCACGTCCCAGTCGACGCTGTGGCCGCGCTCGGTCTCTACTTGCTGGCGCTCGCGATCAATGCGGGTGACGCGCTCGCCCACCCGCAACTCCATGCCCCACTCGTGGTAAAGCTCCGGCGTCGCCAATCCTAATCGTGTCGCATCCCGATGGGCGAAAAATTGCGTCAACCCTACCCGGTCGTAAGCTGCACGAGGCTCTTCCCCGAACACCACCACCTGCCAGCTCCGGCCACGATCTCGCTCCCACAACGCCTCGCAAAACCGGTGGCCGACCATGCCGTGCCCGACCACCACCACCGTCCGCTTGGCGCTCATCTTTCCTCCCGACGCAGGGCGGGGCGAACGCGCACTGCGCAAGCTTTGTAAGAAGGCTGGCGCGAATAGGGGTCGAACACGGCTTGGGTCAGGGCATTGGTTTGCCGGTCGTGCATGGGCAGGAACACCTGGCCAGGGCGCACTGTCGGCGTGACCCACGCACGCACGCGGGCCTTGCCCCGGCGCGATTCGACAATCACCTCGCAGCCCGGATCGATGCCGTAACGCACCGCATCGCTCGGGTGCATCTCCACATACGCAACGCTCGGCGACAAGCGCCGCAGAATCGGCGCTTTGCCCGTCCGCGTTTGCGTGTGCCACTGCGCGGCCGAGCCGCGCCCGGTCAACAGCAGCAACGGATAGTCGGCGTCGGGGAGCTCCGGAGTTGCCCTCGGCGCTTCGAACACAAAGCGTGCTTTGCCATCGGGATGATAAAACCGCCCGTCGCTGAACAGGCGCCGATGCACCTCGGGCTCCCGTGCCGCCATGGCTTCCGGCCATGGCCACTGGATCCCACCTGCGCGCTCCAACGCTTCGTAGCCGCTTATGCCGGTGAAATCGCAAGGCTGCCCGCGAGACAATTCGCGCAGCAGCAAGAAGACCTCTTGTGGCGTGCGCCAACGCCGAAACAAGCGACCAACGCCCCAGCCCTCGGCGAGACGTTGGAAAATTGCAAAGTCAGGTAATGCCTCGCCGGGCGGAAGGCGGAGCGGCCGAATCACGCCGATGCGGCGCTCGGAGTTGATCACGGTGCCCCATTTTTCTCCCCAGCCAGCCGCCGGCAGCAGCAAGTGCGCGCGCTCAGCGGTTTCGGTGGAGTGGTACATATCCTGAACGACCAGAAACTCGAGCCGCTCGAACACGTCCTGCAAATCACGCCGGTTGATCCAGGAATGCAGCGGGTTGGTGCCGGCGATCCATAAGGCACGAATCTCACCGGCAGCAATGGCTTCGACAATTTCCGGATACGCGTACCCCGGCGAGGTTGGAATGCGTGCGGGGTCGATGTGCAAAATCTCCGCAACTTGGCGGCGATGCTCGGGGTTGTGAAAGTCCCTTCCGCCCAGCAAGCACGTGGTGTTGGCAAATAGCCGCGAGCCCATCGCGTTGCACTGACCGGTAATCGAGTTCGCGCCGGTCCCGGGACGCCCGATGTTTCCCGTCAATAACGCAAGCGCAATCAGGGCTTGCGCCACACGCGTTCCCTCGTGACTTTGGTTGACCCCCATGGTCCACCAAAAGGAAACCCGCCGATGCGTACCCACCAGCCGTGCGACCTGCAGCAGTGTCTCCGACGGCACTCCCGTGGCAGCGGCAACGCGCTCCGGAGGGTGTGCAGCCACGTGGGCCGCAAAGGCGTCGAAGCCACAGGTGTGCCGGGCAACGAACTCGGCATCGTACCAGCTCTCGCGCAAGAGCACGTGGGCGAGTCCGTAAAACAAGGTCAAATCGGATTTTGGACGCAGGGCAAGGTGCAGGGTGGCGCAGGCAGCCGTTTCGGTCACCCGCGGATCTACCACAATCAATGCCCGCAACTGCTGGTTGCGCAACAGCCGCTGCCACAAAATGGGGTGAGCCACCGCGAGGTTGGAGCCGACGAGGACGACGACTTCGCTTTCCTCGAGATCCGCGTAGGTATAAGGTGGGGAATCGAAGCCGAAGCACTCTTTATAAGCGACCACCGCACTAGCCATGCATTGGCGGGTGTTGCCATCGCCATGCACGATTCCCATGCCGAACTTGGCCAGCGCGCCGAAAAGGGCCAGTTCTTCGGTAGGCATTTGGCCAGTGCCGAGGAAGGCCACCGACTTTGGACCATAGCGTTGGATGACGCGGCGCATGTTCTCCACGAACACATCGATTGCCTCGCCCCACGATACCCGGCGGCGAGCCCCATGACGGTCGCGCAACAGCGGCACAGTGGCGCGATCCGGAGCCTCCAACACGGTGAGGGCTTGCCAACCCTTGGGACACGCCTTGTCCAGGTTCACCGGATAGTCCGGGTCCGGGGAAAGATTGACCGCGCGGCCCTCCTGCAAGTGCGCGAGCAACCCGCAGCCGGTCGAGCAGTAGCCGCACACGATCGGGGCCACTGCATCCGGACACAAGCGCGCCGGCACCTGGCCGATTTTCGCACCTGCATCCACCCGCTCGAGCTCGGCGGCCAGACCACCGTACCCCAACGCGCGCCAGAACCGACCCAGCCTCATGCCGACACCTCCACGGCAGTTGCCGGCACCCCCGCACGGAAGAACAACCAGCGCTCGAGCAACTCGCCACTCACGAGCAACAGCAAAGCAACGAGCGCGGCGGCGAAAGGTTGCGCCGAGCCCGGCGGCACGGGCACGAGCAACAGCAACGGCACAACTACCCCACCGACCCAGCCGCAGGCAAAGCGCAACACGCTCCATTGGTACAAGACGTCGGTGAGTAAACGCGCGGCGCGACCCAAGGCCGAGCTCAATCCCTTCCGGGCCCACCAAAACACCCTGGCCTCGAGCCCGAGTTTGACCAACGCCAACATGATCATCGCCACCGCCAGCCCCTGCACGGTGCGCTCGGAAGCAGCAGCGGAACCGGGAACATGCACCAGCACGCTTACCGCGCTCGCCGCACTGCCCAGTAGCAACGTCGTGAGCCCGAAGCGCCACAAAGCACCATGCCACAGCGGGCGGGCCGTGCGCCGGTACACCATGGCCGAGGCTACCAGCCCGATGCCACCCGCGAGGGCCGCGCCCGTTTGCACAAACCCAGCCAACGCTCCTCCCCAGCCCCTCAGCAGTCCGCCTTCAATTGCCGCTGCCACCGCCGCCAAAGCAGCAAAGGCGCCGAAGGCAACGACCTCGCGGCTCAACCAAGAGTGCCCAAGACCAAGCACGGCGCGCCAGGCTAAGAGCGGACGGCCAAGGTGCAGCAGGCTAGCACCGAGAGCGAGGCTGGCTGTAGCCGCGGAAAGCGCCGCATGTCCTTCCCGCACGGCTATGCCTGTGCCCGCCTGCTGCACCAACTTCCCGATGAAAAACGCGCCCACTGCAAGTTGAGTGAGCACCAACATGATCGCCAGGGGCCAATGGCCCTCCTCCGGGCGGAGGAGTTCCGGGTCAGCCAGACGCAAATGCTCCGGCCAGTGTCGCTTGGCGTAGCGCGATGTCGGCTCCGTGAGACGAGGATGCGCCCCGTGCGGCAAAAAGCTTTCGGCACGGGCTCGCGCTTCGACCTCGGTGCGCTCGACTAACTCGATGCGGATGGCTCCGTTCGGGCAGCCTTGTACGCACGCTGGGGCTTGGCCCGCGTTCAGCCGCCCAGCGCACATGTCGCACTTGCGCACGATGCCTAGCCGGGCAACGTACTGCGGTGCGCCGTACGGGCAGGTGAACGTGCAATAGCGACAACCGATGCACTGGTCGTCGAGGTGGCGAACGATGCCCGTGAGCGTGTCCTTTTTGTATGCGTTCGCTGGACACCCTTCAAGGCACGCGGGCTGCAAACAGTGGTGGCAGCTCGCAGTCACATGCTGGAGCACAACGGCGGTCTCGCTCGTGCCGCTGAGCAGCGTCACATTGCGCCACGCTTCCTCGGGGTCGAGACCGTTGAGCGCATGACAAGCCGTCACGCACGCCTTGCAGCCTGTGCAAGCGTCAAGGTCGACCGCAAATGCGTATTGCTCACCGGTTCGTGGTGCCCGCATCGGTAGCGGGTGCCGATACAGCCCACTGCTCGGCAACGTGCCCCGCGCTTGCGCCGAGGCAAATTCTTCCACTGCGCTCGGCAGCACAGGCGCGGGGGCTTTTGCCGGGGCATCGAAGCGCAACACGCCCCCCGAGCCGTGCAACGTGCTTGCCATCGTGAAGACGCGACGAGAGGCCATCTCCGCCACGCACCGCGCTCGATGCGTTGTTTTTCCGGCAGCAGAAGGAGCAGCAGTCCTGCTGCTACAGCAGCAGTGGCTGCAATTGCACCCGCCTCCGACCGCGTACGCAGCCATTCTCTTCGATTGGCGCGCAGCTTGCCGCAACGGCGGGTCATGCAACGCGAGATCACGAGTGCCGACGGTAAAGCGCAACAAATCGAACTGCTGCGCTTCGATACGCCTCCGATGCGGGCTTTCCATCTCTCCTGGGTGGCTTTTTGCGTTGCCTTCTTTGCTTGGTTTGCGGCGGCACCGCTGACCCCGATCGTGCGCGATCAATTAGGCTTGTCGGCCGCAGATTTGAGCAATGCCATGATTGCCAGCGTGGCGGCGACGATCTTCGCCCGCATCGTGGTGGGATTCTTGTGCGATCGCTTCGGCCCCCCGCCGTGTGTACGCGCTCCTCCTGGCAGTAAGCTCGCTACCCGTGTTCCTGCTCGCTCTCGCCGACAGCGCCGGTGCCTTCGTCGCTGGCCGATTCGCCGTGGGCATCGTCGGGGCAGCGTTTGTGGTCACCCAGTACCATATGAGCCTCATGTTTGCGCCGCGCGTGCTTGGCGCCGCCAATGCGCT
It encodes the following:
- the nirB gene encoding nitrite reductase large subunit NirB: MSAKRTVVVVGHGMVGHRFCEALWERDRGRSWQVVVFGEEPRAAYDRVGLTQFFAHRDATRLGLATPELYHEWGMELRVGERVTRIDRERQQVETERGHSVDWDVLVLATGSFPFVPPIPGTELTGVFLYRTIDDLERILAYGERCRRAVVIGGGLLGLEAAKAVYDLGLETYVVEAAPRLMPRQLDQAGARLLQEKIVALGVHVLLNKVTQAITGVRQVAAVEFADGTELGTDMVLFSCGIRPRDELARAAGLTVGPQGGVVVDNYLRTSDPRVYAIGEVALHAGKIYGLVAPGYEMAEVVAANLCGERREFVGGPLAAKLKLLGVEVASFGCTDADGDGRAIVYEDPFAGVYRKLVFDREGKRLLGGILVGDASDYATLVALSRCGAPLPAPPSALVRGAQQSAQPGRGGAALDDAATVCSCHNVSKGAICAAIRQQQLTSLAEVKRATRASTGCGGCAAAVQEILEAELAAGGAPRRKQLCEHFPYSRQELLHIVKVKGYRRFEQLLRSHGRGAGCEVCKPAVASILASLWNEHILDHATIQDTNDRFLANLQRGGLYSVVPRVPAGEITPEKLIVLGQVAKKYGLYAKITGGQRIDLFGAELHQLPDIWEELVAAGFESGHAYGKAMRTVKSCVGSSWCRFGVRDSVGFAIRVELRYRGIRAPHKIKAAVSGCIRECAEAQGKDFGLIATEKGWNLYVCGNGGAKPRHADLLAADLDEETAIRYIDRFLMYYIHTADPLTRTSVWLEKLEGGIEQVRDVVVHDRLGIAADLEAQMQRLVESYRCEWTEVVCNPERRRWFRQFVNSQQSQPGIGLVEERGQKRPVDWPADATLPPPEQIQLSNGKTLAQVLNNGSRRWVRVGRVEDFPEDGAGVVLYGRTQIAVYRFATRGEWYATQNVCPHKRALVLARGLIGDHQGVPTVACPLHKKLFALTNGRCLSGEPLALATFPVEIRHGEVWLHLPPAELLDEALATERVALGRGNAAG
- the rpmB gene encoding 50S ribosomal protein L28, yielding MARSCEICGKHRSVGHNVSHANNKTKRTWQPNLQRVRVQVNGGVRRLRVCTRCIRSGRVTKAPVRSLAL
- a CDS encoding SCP2 sterol-binding domain-containing protein, encoding MQMEARPVPSLEEFLNQRIAPRFAEQVRDVEKRLAELERQLADLRAAEGTIAWEIQGSEPAVRYANFAAGQMRIEAEPAHPPVMTIVQTAEDWARFTSGLPIPFGTDPRRPLGKSRLERLKGIVGSVRFILTGLEGGDWSCLVVFGDAPKEGEPRVTITLPATTVTELQQGKIDPQAAFMQGRIKLAGDMGFAMQLGMTLFM
- the rfaE2 gene encoding D-glycero-beta-D-manno-heptose 1-phosphate adenylyltransferase, whose protein sequence is MANEKIVSRARLREVVPELKRSGKRVVFTNGCFDLLHPGHVRYLQAARALGDVLIVALNSDDSVRRLKGPSRPVVPAADRAEVLAALEMVDYVTVFEEDTPLELIQEFVPDVLVKGGDWPLERIVGADVVRAHGGEVHALAYAPGYSTSALIQRIVTLAQSPKSLGEPETT
- the mutL gene encoding DNA mismatch repair endonuclease MutL, translated to MNSLAQPVDGLWHRNEAAGQEPCRVQVLPKDVADQIAAGEVVERPASVVKELVENSLDAGATAIVVELEEAGLGLIAVVDNGEGMNRADAVAAFQRHATSKIRTIQDLESIATLGFRGEALASIAAVSTTTLCSRRAEDLAGTRVVVEGGKVLEVADVGMPPGTRVEVVGLFANVPARRKFLKAPATEVGQVSEYLTRIALAWPHVGFQLRHGRRLLLDLPAANEPLERLAQVFGRERAESFLAFRAESSLGRVAGWLSPTHFSLPSPRQVFTYVNARYVRDKLLTHALLAGYNTLLMTGRYPAAVLFLELPPSEVDVNVHPAKLEVRFRRGGAVHELVSRGVQERLRLALAPQASSASGAPAAGFTLEASLPPAALLPFDPPPPGTPSSRVPRWVLEVPWRSSSREAADRALHSSARAFRFGELRIVGQVFAGYVVCEGHEELVLLDQHAAHERVVFERLRSSYARGPLPQQHLLIGAVVHLDPQAQARVSEYREEASRLGFDIEPFGVDAVLVRSVPALLAHIDPAQLVRDLAEELVELDRSQAPARATERIFARMACHSAVRVGQAMSIEEIQALLRAMDEVDFAAHCPHGRPAFLAWPRTEIERLFRRV